A single genomic interval of Microbacterium sp. LWO14-1.2 harbors:
- a CDS encoding TetR/AcrR family transcriptional regulator has product MTIVTPTGTRQARAAATRQRILDAARKLFIAHGYRATSLRDIAAAASVSHPGLLGHFASKDDLLAEVVAGFEEDNERAFDVITANAEPGELVSAAIAARNARTPGYLELFAALTGEASAPAHPAHRRMRDRYERLRALTGEVLGDARLHGTVDADRDVADETIRHMAGWDGLQLMSQYLPDRVDVVAVLEAREAQWALPLGWRDPDDEPAAETGSPFPGLTGALVDEPVDTDPGYAVGRKRRARIVADAMRLFARDGYGDTSLRDIAEAVGVSKSTLLHHYPSKELLLSAVLAERDRSIQDRADTVPLDRAADALRDLPLGAFGNAHDEPGLIEVYAVLSCEAVPAGHPAHEYFTQRFTRVIDYFAELFRLAQVDGDLPAHRDPEHEAVWLVALWDGLQYQWLYDRDAVDIAAQLRAHLDDVLPPRG; this is encoded by the coding sequence ATGACGATCGTGACCCCGACCGGCACGCGGCAGGCGCGCGCGGCCGCCACGCGGCAGCGCATCCTCGACGCCGCGCGGAAGCTGTTCATCGCGCACGGGTACCGGGCGACCTCGCTGCGCGACATCGCCGCCGCAGCATCCGTCAGCCATCCGGGTCTGCTCGGTCACTTCGCCTCGAAGGACGACCTGCTCGCCGAGGTCGTCGCCGGTTTCGAGGAGGACAACGAACGCGCGTTCGACGTCATCACCGCGAACGCCGAACCCGGAGAACTCGTGTCGGCGGCGATCGCCGCCCGCAACGCCCGCACCCCCGGCTACCTCGAGCTCTTCGCCGCGCTCACCGGCGAGGCCTCGGCACCCGCGCACCCCGCTCATCGACGCATGCGGGACCGGTACGAACGACTCCGCGCACTGACCGGGGAGGTGCTCGGTGACGCCCGGCTGCACGGCACGGTCGACGCCGATCGAGACGTGGCCGACGAGACCATCAGGCACATGGCCGGGTGGGACGGCCTGCAGCTCATGTCGCAGTACCTGCCCGACCGCGTCGACGTGGTCGCGGTGCTGGAGGCACGAGAGGCGCAGTGGGCCCTGCCGCTCGGATGGCGCGACCCCGACGACGAGCCGGCGGCCGAGACCGGTTCTCCCTTTCCCGGCCTCACCGGTGCCCTCGTCGACGAACCGGTCGACACCGACCCCGGCTACGCCGTCGGACGCAAGCGGAGGGCGAGGATCGTCGCCGACGCCATGCGACTCTTCGCCCGCGATGGCTACGGCGACACGAGCCTCCGTGACATCGCCGAGGCCGTCGGCGTCTCGAAGTCGACGCTCCTGCATCACTACCCGTCCAAGGAGCTGCTGCTCAGCGCGGTGCTCGCGGAGCGCGACCGCTCGATCCAGGATCGCGCCGACACCGTGCCCCTCGACCGCGCTGCCGATGCGCTGCGCGATCTGCCGCTGGGCGCGTTCGGGAACGCGCACGACGAACCCGGCCTGATCGAGGTGTACGCCGTGCTCTCGTGCGAGGCGGTGCCGGCGGGGCATCCCGCCCACGAGTACTTCACCCAGCGGTTCACCCGCGTGATCGACTACTTCGCCGAGCTCTTCCGACTCGCGCAGGTCGACGGCGATCTGCCGGCGCACCGCGATCCCGAGCACGAGGCCGTGTGGCTCGTCGCGCTGTGGGACGGCCTGCAGTACCAGTGGCTGTACGACCGGGATGCCGTCGACATCGCGGCGCAGCTGCGCGCGCACCTCGATGACGTGCTGCCGCCCCGAGGCTGA
- the recQ gene encoding DNA helicase RecQ: MPQTPRDPYEDLPFADEPPSDGWDGDGWEPSEAPEPMDWEPQGAGFEPPLDWGPGPSTRVAAAPASARAAQTVRRATPSRFATAHEALRTVFGYEEFRGDQAAIVDQVIGGGDAVVLMPTGGGKSITYQVPALVREGTGLVISPLIALMHDQVDALRANGVKAAYLNSTQSIDERREVERAYVSGELDLIYVAPERLSSPATTALLQRGTLSVIAIDEAHCVSQWGHDFRPDYLALGDLGERFPGVPRIALTATATRATHQELTERLHLDAAKHFVASFDRPNIQYRIVPKVDPRKQLVGFIREQPDGAAGIVYALSRKSVEQTATYLAAQGLDALPYHAGLPAEVRAANQSRFLREDGVVMVATIAFGMGIDKPDVRFVAHIDLPKSVEGYYQETGRAGRDGLPSVAWMAYGLGDVVQQRRLIDQSPGDRTFKMRMGQHLDAMLALCETVQCRRQNLLGYFGQDSQPCGNCDTCLEKADTFDGLIPAQKLLSTIVRLKRERNQAFGAGHLIDILRGASTERIRQQGHEKIATYGIGSDLSEQDWRSVIRQLLARGILAAQGEYGTLAPGAEAPGVLKGETPVPLRKDTIGRPASSSRARKASAADALDAGDRGLFEALRTWRAGVAREQGKPAYVVFGDATLRALAEHRPTSLSDLEGITGIGEKKREAYGEDVLAVIANA; encoded by the coding sequence ATGCCGCAGACTCCCCGTGACCCCTACGAGGACCTGCCGTTCGCGGATGAGCCGCCCTCCGACGGATGGGATGGCGACGGGTGGGAGCCCTCCGAGGCTCCGGAGCCGATGGACTGGGAGCCGCAGGGCGCCGGGTTCGAGCCTCCACTGGACTGGGGACCCGGACCGAGCACGCGGGTCGCCGCAGCCCCGGCATCCGCTCGCGCTGCGCAAACGGTCCGCCGAGCCACGCCGAGCCGGTTCGCGACGGCGCACGAGGCGCTGCGCACCGTGTTCGGCTACGAGGAGTTCCGCGGCGACCAGGCGGCGATCGTAGACCAGGTGATCGGCGGCGGCGACGCGGTCGTGCTGATGCCCACCGGCGGCGGCAAGAGCATCACCTACCAGGTGCCCGCGCTCGTGCGCGAGGGGACGGGACTCGTGATCAGTCCCCTCATCGCGCTCATGCACGACCAGGTCGACGCGCTGCGCGCGAACGGCGTGAAGGCCGCGTACCTCAACTCGACGCAGTCGATCGACGAGCGCCGCGAGGTCGAGAGGGCCTACGTGTCGGGCGAGCTCGACCTCATCTACGTGGCGCCGGAGCGCCTGTCGAGCCCGGCGACGACGGCTCTGCTGCAGCGCGGCACGCTCAGTGTGATCGCGATCGACGAGGCGCACTGCGTGTCGCAGTGGGGCCACGACTTCCGCCCCGACTACCTCGCCCTCGGCGACCTCGGCGAGCGGTTCCCCGGGGTGCCGCGCATTGCCCTCACGGCCACCGCCACCCGCGCGACGCACCAGGAGCTCACCGAGCGGCTGCACCTCGACGCCGCGAAGCACTTCGTCGCGAGCTTCGACCGCCCCAACATCCAGTACCGCATCGTGCCGAAGGTCGACCCGCGCAAGCAGCTGGTCGGCTTCATCCGGGAGCAGCCGGACGGTGCGGCGGGCATCGTCTACGCGCTGAGCCGCAAGTCGGTCGAGCAGACGGCGACTTATCTCGCCGCGCAGGGACTCGACGCGTTGCCGTACCACGCGGGTCTGCCGGCGGAGGTGCGCGCGGCGAACCAATCGCGCTTCCTCCGCGAGGACGGCGTCGTGATGGTCGCGACGATCGCGTTCGGTATGGGCATCGACAAACCCGACGTGCGCTTCGTCGCCCACATCGACCTGCCGAAGTCGGTCGAGGGGTACTACCAGGAGACGGGGCGTGCCGGGCGAGACGGCCTGCCGTCGGTCGCGTGGATGGCCTACGGCCTGGGCGACGTCGTGCAGCAGCGTCGGCTGATCGACCAGAGCCCCGGCGACCGCACTTTCAAGATGCGCATGGGGCAGCACCTCGACGCCATGCTGGCGCTGTGCGAGACGGTGCAGTGCCGCAGGCAGAACCTGCTCGGGTACTTCGGGCAGGACTCGCAGCCGTGCGGCAACTGCGACACCTGTCTCGAGAAGGCCGACACGTTCGACGGGCTGATCCCGGCGCAGAAGCTGCTCTCGACGATCGTGCGGCTCAAGCGCGAGCGCAATCAGGCGTTCGGCGCAGGGCACCTCATCGACATCCTGCGCGGAGCGTCGACCGAGCGCATCCGCCAGCAGGGCCACGAGAAGATCGCGACCTATGGCATCGGCTCCGACCTGAGCGAGCAGGACTGGCGCAGCGTGATCCGGCAGCTCCTGGCCCGCGGCATCCTGGCGGCGCAGGGTGAGTACGGCACACTCGCCCCCGGCGCCGAGGCGCCCGGCGTGCTGAAGGGCGAGACGCCCGTGCCGCTCCGGAAAGACACGATCGGGCGGCCGGCCTCGTCGTCGCGCGCCCGCAAGGCGAGCGCGGCGGATGCTCTGGATGCCGGTGACCGCGGTCTCTTCGAGGCGCTGCGCACCTGGCGCGCCGGCGTCGCCCGCGAGCAGGGCAAGCCCGCGTACGTCGTCTTCGGAGACGCCACCCTTCGCGCGCTCGCCGAGCACCGGCCGACCTCGCTCTCGGACCTCGAGGGCATCACCGGCATCGGCGAGAAGAAGCGCGAGGCCTACGGCGAAGACGTGCTCGCCGTGATCGCGAACGCCTGA
- a CDS encoding glycoside hydrolase family 3 N-terminal domain-containing protein: MTDVTTTTTARPWLDRSLSTDERVQLLLDEMTVEEKAGLFFHTMIAIGDLDEANPVFGMPSARELVEGKHLTHFNLLGAAPTGREIAAWHNELQRLAASTRLGIPVTLSTDPRHSFSENPGASILAGPFSQWPETLGLAATRDPALVERFADIARREYTAVGLRVALHPQVDLATEPRWARQTATFGEDAELTGILGAAYIRGFQGSSFGPGSVSTMTKHFPGGGPQKDGEDPHFAYGREQVYPGGRFDLHLKPFEDAMAAGTRQMMPYYGMPVGTEYEEVGFGFNRSVITGLLRERFGFDGLVCTDWGLITDAEIFGQPFPARAWGVEHLSPRERMRAVLEAGADQFGGEDCAELLLELIADGSIPEERLDVSARRMLREKFELGLFDDPFVDEDAADAVVGAPEFRAAGEDAQRASITVLTNDGVLPFRRGLKLYVEGIDATVAGGYGEVVDSPDAADLAVIRLQAPFEQRETMFENFFHAGSLEFPSEVVEHVGAVAAVVPTVIDVLADRPAILEPIVEAAAAAVVNWGASGSALLDVLSGASPSQGRLPFDLPRSMAAVEASRPDVPFDTADPLFRFGHGLVL; encoded by the coding sequence ATGACGGACGTCACGACCACGACCACCGCAAGGCCCTGGCTCGATCGCAGCCTCTCGACCGATGAGCGCGTGCAACTGCTGCTCGACGAGATGACGGTCGAGGAGAAGGCGGGGCTCTTCTTCCACACCATGATCGCGATCGGCGACCTCGACGAGGCGAACCCGGTGTTCGGGATGCCGAGCGCCCGCGAGCTCGTGGAGGGCAAGCACCTCACGCACTTCAACCTGCTGGGCGCTGCGCCGACAGGCCGCGAGATCGCAGCCTGGCACAACGAGCTGCAGCGACTCGCGGCATCCACCCGCCTGGGCATTCCGGTGACGCTGTCGACCGACCCTCGCCACTCCTTCAGCGAGAACCCCGGGGCCTCGATCCTGGCCGGGCCCTTCTCGCAGTGGCCCGAGACGCTGGGTCTGGCGGCGACCCGCGACCCCGCGCTCGTCGAGCGGTTCGCTGATATCGCCCGCAGGGAATACACCGCCGTCGGCCTGCGCGTCGCCCTGCACCCGCAGGTGGATCTGGCGACCGAACCGCGCTGGGCGCGGCAGACGGCGACCTTCGGCGAGGACGCGGAACTCACGGGCATTCTCGGAGCGGCATATATCCGAGGCTTCCAGGGCTCGTCCTTCGGTCCCGGCTCGGTGTCGACCATGACCAAGCACTTCCCCGGCGGCGGACCGCAGAAGGACGGCGAGGATCCGCACTTCGCGTACGGCCGCGAGCAGGTGTATCCCGGCGGGCGGTTCGACCTGCACCTGAAGCCGTTCGAGGATGCCATGGCCGCAGGCACCAGGCAGATGATGCCGTACTACGGGATGCCGGTCGGCACCGAGTACGAGGAGGTCGGCTTCGGCTTCAACAGATCCGTGATCACCGGCCTGCTCCGGGAGCGCTTCGGCTTCGACGGCCTGGTGTGCACCGACTGGGGCCTCATCACCGACGCGGAGATCTTCGGTCAGCCGTTCCCGGCCCGCGCCTGGGGCGTCGAGCATCTGTCGCCGCGCGAGCGGATGCGCGCGGTGCTCGAGGCGGGTGCCGACCAGTTCGGCGGCGAGGACTGCGCGGAGCTGCTGCTCGAGCTGATCGCCGACGGGTCGATCCCCGAGGAGCGGCTCGACGTCTCGGCGCGACGGATGCTGCGCGAGAAGTTCGAGCTGGGTCTCTTCGACGATCCGTTCGTCGACGAGGATGCCGCGGATGCCGTGGTCGGCGCTCCCGAGTTCCGCGCCGCCGGAGAGGACGCCCAGCGCGCCTCGATCACCGTGCTCACGAACGACGGAGTGCTGCCGTTCCGTCGGGGCCTCAAGCTCTACGTCGAGGGCATCGACGCGACGGTGGCCGGCGGGTACGGCGAGGTGGTCGACTCCCCGGATGCCGCCGATCTCGCCGTCATCCGTCTGCAGGCGCCGTTCGAGCAGCGCGAGACCATGTTCGAGAACTTCTTCCATGCGGGCTCGCTGGAGTTCCCGTCCGAGGTGGTCGAGCACGTCGGCGCCGTCGCCGCGGTCGTCCCGACCGTGATCGACGTGCTCGCCGACCGACCTGCGATCCTCGAGCCGATCGTCGAAGCGGCGGCCGCTGCGGTCGTGAACTGGGGAGCATCGGGCTCGGCGCTGCTCGACGTGCTGAGCGGCGCGTCGCCGTCGCAGGGCCGGCTGCCCTTCGACCTGCCCCGCTCCATGGCGGCGGTCGAGGCGTCTCGACCCGACGTGCCGTTCGACACGGCCGACCCGCTGTTCCGCTTCGGCCACGGTCTCGTCCTCTAG
- a CDS encoding S8 family serine peptidase, producing the protein MGRTPLRMAAATSLATLFIASTTTAGYASVEGVNPTPVEGTPGHYIVVMKSDPLASYTGDINGLQATKPAEGEQLEPESPDAQRYVQHLESEQQTLAEEVGVTPDVTYQVVLNGFSAQLSGEQVDELRASKDVFGVYPDFIRHPDAQTSTSFLGLGDDKKGKGGVWQQTGGVDKAGEGVVVGVIDTGIAPEHPSFEGKKLKQQKKDNKRHKGREPYTDGTSVFFDKSDGGRFQATMVEGQGWDKGDYSSKLIGAQYFSSGAAAAGFDFQYDYLSPRDGDGHGSHTASTAAGNFKVKATVEGVDFGTISGVAPGAKISAYKACYVGPDPTVTTDDICAGSDLIAAIDQAVADGVDVINYSIGGGAASTVLAPEDIAFFNAAAAGVFVAASAGNDGPDPVTADHASPWYTTVAASTIPTWEGTVQFDGFAQAGASVSVPFGQTVTGPSVYAGDIPASGSSGADAAVCLPGTLDAAKAAGHIVVCDRGNNARAEKSQVVKDAGGIGMVLVNVPGGADSLDNDFHAVPTVHLASAYRAAVLAYVQGGTDRPISLVGKNTTGVTTPTPQIAGFSSRGPMLADGSDVMKPDIAAPGVAILAATNNAPDEAPTFGILSGTSMASPHIAGLAALYLGERPNAKPAEIKSAMMTTAYDTVNADGSPNRDPFQQGAGQVDPKRMFNPGLLYLNDVVDWMAFLEGKGLADFPGDPIDGSDLNSASISIGSLASAQTVTRTVTATEKGTFTASVDVPGVNVTVSPSTLKFDRPGQKATYTVTFDNQSAPVEQWATGSLTWTSKKNTVRSPIAVFPVTADAPAEVTGTGVDGSTTVEITPGVDGDLPLGLSGLTPFTLLEDPDGRVVGHSGDEASGDANKDVSWIVDVPEGTTLARFDLDSSDDTGSDLDLTVYRVVSPDDLRYYEQWRSATGSADEQVTVTAPTAGTYLVVANVYATSAPMTWDMTYAAVQPQGAGAFTANPNPIAAVRGEKTSYDLSWTGLTPGTRYLGLVQYGDSAVRTIVTVETGAAADVPDSDAPEKEAPPTEAPPTEAPPTEAPPTDQPE; encoded by the coding sequence ATGGGTCGAACACCCCTCCGGATGGCGGCGGCCACGAGCCTGGCCACGCTGTTCATCGCCTCCACGACAACCGCGGGATACGCAAGCGTCGAGGGGGTGAACCCCACCCCTGTCGAGGGCACGCCAGGTCATTACATCGTCGTGATGAAGTCCGACCCGCTCGCCAGCTATACCGGCGACATCAACGGCCTGCAGGCGACGAAGCCCGCCGAAGGCGAGCAGCTCGAGCCGGAATCGCCCGACGCACAGCGTTACGTGCAGCACCTCGAGAGCGAGCAGCAGACGCTGGCGGAGGAGGTCGGCGTCACACCCGACGTCACCTACCAGGTCGTGCTCAACGGCTTCAGCGCCCAGCTCTCGGGCGAGCAGGTCGACGAGTTGCGCGCCTCGAAGGACGTGTTCGGCGTGTACCCCGATTTCATCCGCCACCCCGATGCCCAGACCTCCACGAGCTTCCTCGGACTCGGTGACGACAAGAAGGGCAAGGGCGGCGTCTGGCAGCAGACCGGCGGCGTCGACAAGGCCGGGGAGGGCGTCGTGGTCGGCGTCATCGACACCGGCATCGCCCCGGAGCACCCCTCGTTCGAGGGCAAGAAGCTCAAGCAGCAGAAGAAGGACAACAAGCGCCACAAGGGCCGCGAGCCCTACACCGACGGCACGTCCGTCTTCTTCGACAAATCGGACGGCGGCCGCTTCCAGGCGACCATGGTCGAGGGGCAGGGCTGGGACAAGGGCGACTACTCCAGCAAGCTCATCGGAGCGCAGTACTTCTCCTCGGGCGCTGCCGCCGCCGGCTTCGACTTCCAGTACGACTACCTCTCGCCGCGCGACGGGGACGGTCACGGATCGCACACCGCGAGCACGGCGGCCGGCAACTTCAAGGTGAAGGCGACCGTCGAGGGCGTGGACTTCGGCACCATCTCGGGCGTCGCGCCCGGCGCGAAGATCTCCGCGTACAAGGCGTGCTACGTCGGACCCGACCCCACGGTCACCACCGACGACATCTGCGCCGGCAGCGACCTCATCGCCGCGATCGACCAGGCCGTGGCCGACGGCGTCGACGTGATCAACTACTCGATCGGCGGCGGCGCGGCATCCACCGTCCTCGCCCCCGAAGACATCGCGTTCTTCAACGCGGCCGCCGCGGGCGTCTTCGTCGCAGCGAGTGCAGGCAACGACGGCCCCGACCCGGTCACGGCCGACCACGCCTCGCCGTGGTACACCACCGTCGCGGCATCCACCATCCCGACCTGGGAGGGCACGGTGCAGTTCGACGGCTTCGCGCAGGCGGGAGCCTCGGTCAGCGTGCCGTTCGGTCAGACCGTGACCGGCCCCTCGGTGTACGCCGGCGACATCCCGGCATCCGGTTCCTCGGGTGCGGATGCCGCGGTGTGCCTCCCCGGCACGCTCGACGCCGCGAAGGCCGCCGGCCACATCGTGGTCTGCGATCGCGGCAACAACGCGCGTGCCGAGAAGTCGCAGGTCGTGAAGGATGCCGGAGGCATCGGCATGGTCCTCGTGAACGTGCCGGGCGGGGCCGACTCGCTCGACAACGACTTCCACGCCGTACCGACCGTGCACCTCGCCTCCGCGTACCGTGCGGCCGTGCTCGCCTACGTCCAGGGCGGCACCGACCGCCCGATCTCCCTCGTGGGCAAGAACACCACCGGCGTCACCACCCCGACGCCGCAGATCGCGGGCTTCTCGAGCCGCGGCCCGATGCTCGCCGACGGCAGCGACGTCATGAAGCCCGACATCGCCGCTCCCGGCGTCGCGATCCTCGCGGCGACCAACAACGCCCCCGATGAGGCGCCGACCTTCGGCATCCTCTCTGGCACGTCGATGGCGTCGCCTCACATCGCCGGCCTCGCGGCCCTGTACCTCGGCGAGCGGCCCAACGCCAAGCCCGCCGAGATCAAGTCCGCGATGATGACCACCGCGTACGACACGGTGAACGCCGACGGATCGCCGAACCGCGACCCGTTCCAGCAGGGCGCCGGACAGGTCGACCCGAAACGCATGTTCAACCCCGGCCTGCTCTACCTGAACGACGTGGTCGACTGGATGGCGTTCCTCGAGGGCAAGGGACTCGCCGACTTCCCCGGCGACCCCATCGACGGCAGCGACCTCAACTCCGCGTCGATCTCGATCGGCTCGCTCGCGAGCGCGCAGACGGTCACCCGCACGGTCACCGCGACCGAGAAGGGCACGTTCACGGCATCCGTCGACGTCCCCGGGGTGAACGTCACCGTGTCGCCGTCGACCCTGAAGTTCGACCGCCCCGGCCAGAAGGCGACCTACACCGTCACGTTCGACAACCAGAGCGCTCCCGTCGAGCAGTGGGCCACCGGCTCACTCACCTGGACGAGCAAGAAGAACACGGTGCGGTCTCCCATCGCGGTGTTCCCGGTCACGGCGGATGCTCCGGCAGAGGTCACGGGCACGGGCGTCGACGGATCGACCACGGTCGAGATCACGCCGGGTGTCGACGGGGATCTGCCCCTCGGGCTCTCGGGCCTGACGCCGTTCACACTGCTGGAGGACCCCGACGGCCGCGTCGTCGGGCACTCGGGCGACGAGGCATCGGGTGACGCGAACAAGGATGTGTCGTGGATCGTCGACGTACCGGAGGGCACGACGCTCGCCCGGTTCGACCTCGACTCCTCGGACGACACCGGCAGCGACCTCGACCTGACCGTCTACCGGGTGGTGAGCCCCGACGACCTGCGGTACTACGAGCAGTGGCGGTCGGCCACCGGATCGGCCGACGAGCAGGTCACCGTCACCGCCCCGACCGCGGGCACCTATCTGGTCGTCGCGAACGTGTACGCCACCTCGGCGCCGATGACGTGGGACATGACCTACGCCGCCGTGCAGCCGCAGGGGGCAGGCGCATTCACGGCGAACCCGAACCCGATCGCCGCCGTGCGCGGAGAGAAGACGAGCTACGACCTCAGCTGGACCGGCCTGACCCCCGGCACCCGCTACCTCGGGCTCGTGCAGTACGGCGACTCGGCCGTGCGGACGATCGTGACGGTCGAGACGGGGGCCGCGGCGGACGTGCCGGATTCCGACGCCCCGGAGAAGGAGGCCCCGCCGACCGAGGCTCCGCCCACCGAGGCTCCGCCCACCGAGGCTCCGCCGACCGACCAGCCCGAGTAG
- a CDS encoding MFS transporter yields the protein MTELSSAATAAAVGTTGFKAPGTTPLKTPRGYTPGLAAVNFGVFLALLTPVMVSMAFKIQRLDPTNTEGSLGLVMGVGAAFALIANPLVGRLSDRTTSRWGMRRPWILGGAIVGLGGFAIIGVATSVWVVLLAWCLVQTAMNAVLAAANATLPDQVPVSSRGKVSGVVGITTPIGILAGSFLVNFLPGDFERFVVPGVIALVLVVIFVLTLKDRRLPQKPAERFTLAMFFGSFVFNPRKHPDFGWTWLTKFFVMFGYAGIATFLPLYLVTRFGLDEQGAVSTILIANLASMAAMAISSPLGGFLSDRIGKRRPFVAVAGLIMVVGLVILAIAPSIEIVILAQAIIGLGAGSFLSVDLALATEVLPNPDDVAKDLGVLNIANALPQSIAPAIAPGIIALGAATPLGGYPTWYLFGALVALAGAVLVYRIKGVK from the coding sequence ATGACAGAGCTGTCATCGGCCGCCACCGCTGCTGCGGTCGGAACGACCGGCTTCAAGGCCCCCGGCACGACCCCGCTGAAGACCCCGCGCGGCTACACGCCCGGACTCGCCGCCGTGAACTTCGGCGTCTTCCTCGCGCTGCTGACCCCGGTGATGGTCTCGATGGCGTTCAAGATCCAGCGCCTCGACCCGACGAACACCGAGGGCAGTCTCGGTCTCGTCATGGGCGTCGGCGCCGCGTTCGCCCTCATCGCCAACCCGCTGGTGGGCCGGCTCTCCGACCGCACCACGTCGCGATGGGGCATGCGTCGCCCGTGGATCCTCGGCGGAGCGATCGTCGGTCTCGGCGGCTTCGCGATCATCGGCGTCGCGACCTCGGTGTGGGTGGTGCTGCTGGCCTGGTGCCTGGTGCAGACCGCGATGAACGCCGTGCTCGCCGCCGCCAACGCGACCCTCCCCGACCAGGTGCCCGTGTCGAGCCGTGGCAAGGTCTCGGGCGTCGTCGGCATCACCACCCCCATCGGCATCCTCGCCGGCAGCTTCCTGGTGAACTTCCTCCCCGGCGACTTCGAGCGCTTCGTCGTGCCCGGCGTGATCGCGCTCGTGCTCGTGGTGATCTTCGTCCTCACGCTCAAGGACCGTCGCCTCCCCCAGAAGCCCGCCGAGCGCTTCACGCTCGCGATGTTCTTCGGCTCGTTCGTCTTCAACCCCCGCAAGCACCCGGACTTCGGCTGGACGTGGCTCACGAAGTTCTTCGTCATGTTCGGCTACGCCGGCATCGCGACGTTCCTGCCGCTCTACCTCGTGACGCGGTTCGGCCTCGACGAGCAGGGAGCGGTCAGCACGATCCTCATCGCGAACCTCGCGTCGATGGCGGCCATGGCGATCTCATCGCCGCTGGGCGGCTTCCTCTCCGACCGCATCGGCAAGCGCCGCCCGTTCGTCGCGGTCGCGGGTCTCATCATGGTGGTCGGACTCGTGATCCTCGCGATCGCTCCGAGCATCGAGATCGTGATCCTCGCCCAGGCGATCATCGGCCTCGGCGCCGGATCCTTCCTGTCGGTCGACCTGGCGCTCGCGACGGAGGTGCTGCCGAACCCCGACGACGTCGCGAAGGACCTCGGCGTGCTCAACATCGCCAACGCGCTGCCCCAGTCGATCGCGCCGGCCATCGCCCCCGGCATCATCGCGCTGGGCGCGGCCACGCCGCTCGGCGGCTACCCGACCTGGTACCTGTTCGGCGCGCTCGTCGCGCTCGCCGGTGCCGTGCTCGTCTACCGCATCAAGGGAGTGAAGTGA
- a CDS encoding GNAT family N-acetyltransferase, with protein sequence MTDFTVTRNDDASRYEIHSGDTLAGFAEFQQRPGAIRFIHTEVDPAFQGQGLASILAKDALTDAAATGDAIVPLCPYIAKYLTTHEIPGAEIRWPQRPAPIAGTDAAGTDAAGTDAAGTDPADS encoded by the coding sequence ATGACCGACTTCACCGTGACCCGCAACGACGACGCCTCCCGCTACGAGATCCACTCGGGCGACACGCTCGCAGGCTTCGCCGAGTTCCAGCAGCGCCCCGGCGCGATCCGCTTCATCCACACCGAGGTCGACCCGGCGTTCCAGGGGCAGGGGCTCGCGAGCATCCTCGCGAAGGATGCCCTGACGGATGCCGCGGCGACGGGCGACGCGATCGTGCCGCTGTGCCCGTACATCGCGAAGTATCTGACGACGCACGAGATCCCCGGCGCGGAGATCCGCTGGCCGCAGCGACCGGCGCCGATCGCCGGCACGGATGCAGCCGGCACGGATGCAGCCGGCACGGATGCAGCCGGCACCGACCCCGCGGACTCCTGA
- a CDS encoding pirin family protein — protein MIGERRIVLEPREVPLGGVRGMNVLRLLPHRNLPTIGAWCFLDRFGPADTRMRVEPHPHIGLQTVTWPLVGEIRHRDSLGSDADLRRGQLNLMTAGNGISHSEYSIGDDPIPLDALQFWVVLPESARHGAGGFERHTDLPELTVSAIKGPDARATVVLGEFAGTASPATVHTPIVGAEVVLPAGSTVRLPLRGDWEHGLMLVEGDAVVSQHPMELNDMLYLGDERDAVEVSSADGALLFLVGGEPFEDEIVMWWNFAGRSHEEIVSAREDWEAASERFGSVEGHDVRIPAPPLPDVRLMPRGRKI, from the coding sequence ATGATCGGCGAGCGCCGCATCGTCCTCGAGCCGCGCGAGGTGCCGCTCGGCGGCGTGCGCGGCATGAACGTGCTGCGTCTGCTGCCGCACCGCAACCTGCCCACCATCGGCGCGTGGTGCTTCCTCGACCGCTTCGGCCCCGCCGACACGCGCATGCGGGTCGAGCCCCACCCGCATATCGGCCTGCAGACCGTGACCTGGCCGCTCGTCGGCGAGATCCGGCACCGCGACTCCCTCGGCAGCGACGCCGACCTGCGCCGCGGCCAGCTCAATCTCATGACCGCCGGCAACGGCATCTCGCACTCGGAGTACTCGATCGGCGACGACCCGATCCCGCTCGACGCCCTGCAGTTCTGGGTCGTGCTGCCCGAGAGCGCACGACACGGTGCCGGCGGCTTCGAGCGCCACACCGACCTGCCCGAGCTCACGGTGAGCGCGATCAAGGGCCCCGATGCCCGCGCGACCGTCGTGCTCGGAGAGTTCGCCGGAACCGCGTCGCCCGCGACGGTGCACACGCCCATCGTCGGCGCGGAGGTCGTTCTGCCCGCAGGCAGCACCGTGCGACTGCCGCTGCGGGGCGACTGGGAGCACGGGCTGATGCTCGTCGAGGGGGATGCCGTGGTGTCGCAGCATCCGATGGAGCTCAACGACATGCTCTACCTCGGCGACGAGCGGGATGCCGTCGAGGTGTCGAGCGCGGACGGCGCCCTGCTGTTCCTCGTCGGCGGGGAGCCGTTCGAGGACGAGATCGTCATGTGGTGGAACTTCGCGGGCAGGTCCCACGAGGAGATCGTGTCGGCGCGCGAGGACTGGGAGGCGGCATCCGAGCGCTTCGGATCGGTGGAGGGGCACGACGTGCGCATACCGGCGCCGCCCCTGCCCGACGTGCGGCTGATGCCCCGCGGGCGGAAGATCTGA